A stretch of Amycolatopsis balhimycina FH 1894 DNA encodes these proteins:
- a CDS encoding NAD(P)H-dependent oxidoreductase, whose translation MTKIGIVLGSTRPGRVGDQVAQWVHERAAHRGDAGFALIDLRDHPLPHLEEPPGFSGGYQDERTRAFAAVVASCDGFVLVTPEYNHSVPGVLKNAMDHVYVEWNTKAAGFVSYGGVGGARSVEQLRLVCGALQLADVAPQVTLPLATEFENRAVFRPGDHQLAALDTLLDHVVAWSTALAPLRTPREAAEAAIRARLDEIIEGLRAKDLAALRRVYAPDVVSFDVEPPLQHVGIDAKLENWAKVLTFFDKVDYELRDLAVAVSGDLAVGHGFGRVSGTLKNGVAANGMWVRATFCFRKADGAWVIAHDQASVPFDMVTGKGVADLEP comes from the coding sequence ATGACCAAGATCGGAATCGTGCTGGGCAGCACCCGGCCGGGCCGCGTCGGAGACCAGGTCGCCCAGTGGGTCCACGAGCGGGCGGCGCACCGCGGGGACGCCGGATTCGCGCTGATCGACCTGCGCGACCACCCGCTGCCGCACCTCGAAGAGCCGCCGGGCTTTTCGGGCGGGTACCAGGACGAGCGCACCCGCGCCTTCGCCGCGGTCGTCGCGTCGTGCGACGGGTTCGTGCTGGTCACCCCGGAGTACAACCACTCCGTGCCGGGCGTGCTCAAGAACGCCATGGACCACGTCTACGTCGAGTGGAACACCAAGGCGGCCGGGTTCGTCTCGTACGGCGGCGTGGGCGGCGCCCGCTCGGTCGAACAGCTGCGGCTGGTCTGCGGGGCACTGCAGCTGGCCGATGTGGCCCCGCAGGTCACGCTGCCGCTGGCGACCGAGTTCGAGAACCGCGCGGTCTTCCGGCCGGGCGACCACCAGCTCGCCGCCTTGGACACGCTGCTGGACCACGTCGTCGCCTGGAGCACGGCGCTCGCCCCGCTGCGCACGCCACGCGAGGCGGCCGAAGCCGCGATCAGGGCACGGCTCGACGAGATCATCGAAGGGCTGCGGGCCAAGGACCTGGCGGCGCTGCGGCGGGTCTACGCGCCGGACGTCGTGTCCTTCGACGTCGAACCGCCGTTGCAGCACGTGGGGATCGACGCGAAGCTGGAGAACTGGGCGAAGGTGCTCACGTTCTTCGACAAGGTGGACTACGAGCTTCGCGACCTGGCGGTCGCCGTGAGCGGGGATCTCGCCGTCGGGCACGGTTTCGGCCGGGTCAGCGGCACGCTGAAGAACGGGGTCGCCGCGAACGGCATGTGGGTCCGGGCCACCTTCTGCTTCCGGAAGGCCGACGGTGCCTGGGTGATCGCCCATGACCAGGCGTCCGTGCCGTTCGACATGGTGACCGGCAAGGGAGTGGCCGACCTCGAGCCGTGA
- the sigJ gene encoding RNA polymerase sigma factor SigJ has protein sequence MTTPSEPVVGERRHLLNLAYRLLGSLAEAEDAVQETYARWYGLTQERRDAISSPGAWLTTVAGRVCLDLLGSARVRRERYVGEWLPEPLPEQTGSVADPADRITLDESVTMAFLVALEAMTPAQRVALVLHDVFGYSFAEIAEITGRTPAACRELASSGRRRIRSARPAVPATRQDDLVRDFKLAWEAGDIDTLVGLLDPGATLTADGGGVVRAALTPIEGSELVARYVVHLATGAAGELELVERTVNGLPGLLLQRGNDLAAVYAFDVADGRITRIWAMRNPEKLRPWLG, from the coding sequence ATGACAACGCCATCGGAACCGGTCGTCGGCGAGCGACGGCACCTGCTCAACCTCGCCTACCGGCTGCTCGGCTCCCTGGCCGAGGCCGAGGACGCCGTCCAGGAGACCTACGCGCGCTGGTACGGCCTCACGCAGGAGCGGCGGGACGCCATCTCCTCGCCCGGCGCCTGGCTGACGACGGTCGCCGGCCGCGTCTGCCTGGACCTGCTCGGTTCGGCGCGGGTCCGGCGCGAGCGGTACGTGGGCGAGTGGCTGCCCGAGCCGCTGCCCGAGCAGACCGGTTCGGTCGCCGACCCCGCGGACCGGATCACCCTGGACGAGTCGGTCACCATGGCCTTCCTCGTCGCGCTCGAAGCGATGACGCCCGCCCAGCGCGTCGCGCTCGTCCTGCACGACGTCTTCGGCTACTCCTTCGCCGAGATCGCGGAAATCACCGGGCGCACCCCGGCGGCGTGCCGCGAGCTGGCGTCGTCGGGCCGCCGCCGGATCCGCTCCGCCCGGCCGGCGGTCCCGGCCACCCGGCAGGACGACCTGGTCAGGGACTTCAAACTGGCCTGGGAAGCGGGCGACATCGACACCCTCGTCGGCCTGCTCGACCCCGGCGCGACCCTCACCGCCGACGGTGGCGGTGTGGTCCGGGCCGCGCTGACCCCGATCGAAGGCAGCGAGCTGGTCGCGCGGTACGTCGTGCACCTCGCCACCGGGGCCGCCGGTGAGCTGGAGCTCGTGGAACGCACGGTCAACGGGCTGCCCGGCCTGCTGCTCCAGCGCGGGAACGACCTCGCGGCCGTGTACGCCTTCGACGTCGCGGACGGCCGGATCACGCGCATCTGGGCGATGCGGAACCCGGAGAAGCTCCGGCCCTGGCTCGGGTGA
- a CDS encoding SGNH/GDSL hydrolase family protein, translating into MSYHRFVVIGDSCAEGLDDPYPGEDHYRGWADFVAARLAEDEPGFRYANLAVRGRRLDQIVPEQVPAAARLAPDLIALFGGGNDVMSRGWDARTVARRVDAAVRACTEISPAVVTFTLSDISHRMPLGSRMRPRIVALNDAIREAAVSYGAQLIDLWPDQAVTDSRYFGADRLHLSAHGHRRLAAYVLARLGVDHDPAWLEPLPGVAAGHGWRGDVQWLLREVLPVAVTRSRNRLIGRQPGDGFLPKRPDLLPITLDEAWAPGNA; encoded by the coding sequence ATGAGCTACCACCGTTTCGTCGTCATCGGCGACAGCTGCGCCGAAGGCCTCGACGACCCGTACCCCGGGGAAGACCACTACCGGGGCTGGGCCGACTTCGTCGCCGCGCGGCTGGCCGAGGACGAACCGGGCTTCCGCTACGCCAACCTCGCCGTCCGCGGGCGGCGGCTCGACCAGATCGTCCCCGAGCAGGTGCCGGCCGCCGCGCGGCTCGCCCCCGACCTGATCGCCCTCTTCGGCGGCGGCAACGACGTCATGAGCCGCGGCTGGGACGCGCGCACGGTCGCCCGCCGGGTCGACGCCGCCGTCCGCGCCTGCACCGAAATCTCGCCCGCCGTCGTCACGTTCACCCTCAGCGACATCTCCCACCGGATGCCGCTCGGGAGCCGGATGCGGCCGCGGATCGTCGCGCTCAACGACGCCATCCGCGAAGCGGCCGTCAGCTACGGTGCGCAGCTCATCGACCTGTGGCCCGACCAGGCCGTCACCGACTCGCGCTACTTCGGCGCCGACCGCCTCCACCTGTCCGCCCACGGGCACCGCCGGCTCGCCGCCTACGTCCTCGCGCGACTCGGCGTCGACCACGACCCGGCGTGGCTCGAGCCGTTGCCCGGGGTCGCGGCCGGGCACGGCTGGCGCGGCGACGTGCAGTGGCTGCTCCGCGAAGTCCTGCCGGTGGCGGTGACGCGCAGCCGCAACCGGCTGATCGGCCGCCAGCCCGGCGACGGCTTCCTCCCGAAGCGCCCGGACCTGCTCCCCATCACCCTGGACGAGGCGTGGGCACCCGGCAACGCCTGA
- a CDS encoding TetR/AcrR family transcriptional regulator encodes MGTRQRLITTASELLAEEGVGAVTLRGIAKAAGVSHGAPLRHFSGRAELLSAVATLGFTELLELRASLPDGGPRERLTAACHGYLGFALRKPAMFELMFRRDLIDPGDPALTAVSSAVFDEFAALVAAAGTHAGTDPRLVAASLWAALHGLAQLWLWGGLAGASFAPSPEAALAVTLDAYLRHGPPVRTTIT; translated from the coding sequence GTGGGCACCCGGCAACGCCTGATCACGACGGCGTCGGAACTGCTTGCCGAGGAGGGCGTCGGCGCGGTGACGCTGCGCGGGATCGCCAAGGCCGCCGGGGTCTCGCACGGCGCGCCGCTGCGGCACTTCTCCGGTCGTGCGGAGTTGCTGTCCGCCGTCGCCACCCTGGGTTTCACCGAACTGCTCGAACTCCGGGCGAGCCTGCCGGACGGCGGCCCGCGGGAACGGCTCACCGCCGCCTGCCACGGCTATCTCGGCTTCGCCCTTCGGAAGCCGGCGATGTTCGAGCTGATGTTCCGCCGCGACCTGATCGACCCGGGCGACCCCGCGCTCACCGCCGTCAGCAGCGCGGTCTTCGACGAGTTCGCGGCGCTGGTCGCCGCGGCGGGAACGCACGCGGGCACCGACCCGCGGCTGGTGGCCGCGTCGCTGTGGGCGGCCCTCCATGGCCTCGCCCAGCTGTGGCTGTGGGGCGGGCTGGCCGGGGCGAGCTTCGCGCCGTCACCCGAAGCGGCGCTGGCCGTGACGCTCGACGCGTACCTGCGACACGGTCCCCCCGTCCGGACGACGATCACCTGA